One window of the Streptomyces asoensis genome contains the following:
- a CDS encoding aldehyde dehydrogenase family protein — MSDKTDKTEQQQRLSVFKTYKLYVGGKFPRSESGRVYEVTDAKGKWLANAPQSSRKDARDAVVAARKAFGGWSGATAYNRGQILYRVAEMLEGRKGQFVTEVAEAEGLSKSKAADQVEATIDRWVWYAGWTDKIAQVVGGGNPVAGPYFNLSSPEPTGVVAVLAPQESSFLGLVSVLAPVIATGNTAIVIASERSPLPALSLGEVLATSDVPGGVVNVLSGRTAEIAAPLAAHQDVNAIDLAGADDVLAKELEIAAADNLKRVLRPQPVDDWSAAPGTDRMTAFLETKTVWHPTGSLGASGSSY, encoded by the coding sequence ATGTCCGATAAGACCGACAAGACCGAACAGCAGCAGCGGCTCAGCGTCTTCAAGACCTACAAGCTGTACGTCGGCGGGAAGTTCCCGCGTTCCGAGAGCGGCCGGGTGTACGAGGTGACCGACGCAAAGGGCAAGTGGCTCGCCAACGCACCGCAGTCCTCCCGCAAGGACGCCCGTGACGCGGTCGTTGCCGCGCGCAAGGCGTTCGGCGGCTGGTCCGGGGCGACGGCGTACAACCGGGGCCAGATCCTCTACCGCGTCGCGGAGATGCTGGAGGGCCGCAAGGGCCAGTTCGTCACCGAGGTCGCCGAGGCCGAGGGCCTGTCGAAGTCCAAGGCCGCCGACCAGGTCGAGGCGACGATCGACCGCTGGGTCTGGTACGCGGGCTGGACCGACAAGATCGCCCAGGTCGTGGGCGGCGGAAACCCGGTCGCGGGCCCGTACTTCAACCTCTCCTCGCCCGAACCGACGGGCGTGGTCGCGGTCCTGGCCCCGCAGGAGTCGTCCTTCCTGGGCCTGGTGTCGGTGCTCGCCCCGGTGATCGCGACCGGCAACACGGCGATCGTGATCGCGAGCGAGCGCTCCCCGCTCCCGGCGCTGTCGCTCGGCGAGGTGCTGGCCACCTCCGACGTGCCGGGCGGGGTCGTCAACGTCCTCTCCGGCCGTACGGCGGAGATCGCGGCACCCCTCGCCGCCCACCAGGACGTCAACGCGATCGACCTCGCGGGCGCCGACGACGTGCTGGCGAAGGAGCTGGAGATCGCGGCGGCCGACAACCTGAAGCGCGTCCTTCGTCCACAGCCTGTGGACGACTGGAGCGCCGCCCCCGGAACGGACCGCATGACGGCCTTCCTGGAGACGAAGACGGTCTGGCACCCCACGGGTTCACTGGGCGCCTCGGGTTCGTCGTACTAG
- a CDS encoding aldehyde dehydrogenase family protein encodes MASTTASAFEYAPAPESRSVVDIAPSYGLFIDGEFTEAAEGKVFKTVSPSTEEVLSEIAQAGEADVDRAVRAARKAFGKWSALPGSERAKYLFRIARIIQERSRELAVLETLDNGKPIKETRDADLPLVAAHFFYYAGWADKLDHAGFGASPRPLGVAGQVIPWNFPLLMLAWKIAPALATGNTVVLKPAETTPLSALFFADICRQAGLPKGVVNILPGYGDAGAALVAHPDVNKVAFTGSTAVGKAIARQVAGSHKKVTLELGGKGANIVFDDAPIDQAVEGIVSGIFFNQGQVCCAGSRLLVQESIQDELLESLKRRLATLRLGDPLDKNTDIGAINSAEQLSRITSLVEQGEAEGAERWSPACELPTSGYWFAPTLFTNVTQAHTVARDEIFGPVLSVLSFRTPEEAVAKANNTPYGLSAGIWTEKGSRILAVASKLRAGVIWSNTFNKFDPTSPFGGYKESGFGREGGRHGLEAYLDVR; translated from the coding sequence ATGGCATCCACGACTGCATCCGCATTCGAGTACGCTCCGGCCCCCGAGTCCCGCTCGGTCGTCGACATCGCCCCCTCCTACGGCCTGTTCATCGACGGTGAGTTCACCGAGGCGGCCGAGGGCAAGGTCTTCAAGACCGTCTCGCCGTCCACCGAGGAGGTCCTCTCCGAGATCGCCCAGGCGGGCGAGGCAGACGTCGACCGTGCCGTGCGGGCCGCCCGCAAGGCCTTCGGGAAGTGGTCCGCGCTGCCGGGCTCCGAGCGCGCCAAGTACCTGTTCCGCATCGCCCGGATCATCCAGGAGCGCAGCCGCGAACTGGCCGTCCTGGAGACGCTGGACAACGGCAAGCCGATCAAGGAGACGCGCGACGCCGACCTGCCCCTGGTCGCCGCGCACTTCTTCTACTACGCGGGCTGGGCGGACAAGCTCGACCACGCCGGTTTCGGAGCGTCCCCCAGGCCGCTGGGCGTCGCCGGCCAGGTCATTCCCTGGAACTTCCCCCTCCTGATGCTGGCGTGGAAGATCGCCCCGGCGCTCGCCACCGGCAACACGGTCGTCCTGAAGCCGGCCGAGACCACCCCTCTGTCCGCCCTGTTCTTCGCGGACATCTGCCGCCAGGCGGGCCTGCCCAAGGGCGTCGTCAACATCCTCCCCGGCTACGGCGACGCGGGCGCCGCGCTGGTCGCGCACCCGGACGTGAACAAGGTCGCCTTCACCGGCTCCACCGCCGTCGGCAAGGCGATCGCCCGGCAGGTCGCGGGCTCGCACAAGAAGGTCACGCTCGAACTGGGCGGCAAGGGCGCCAACATCGTCTTCGACGACGCGCCGATCGACCAGGCCGTCGAGGGCATCGTCAGCGGCATCTTCTTCAACCAGGGCCAGGTCTGCTGCGCGGGCAGCCGGCTCCTCGTCCAGGAGTCGATCCAGGACGAGCTGCTGGAGTCGCTGAAGCGCCGCCTCGCCACCCTCCGGCTCGGCGATCCGCTCGACAAGAACACCGACATCGGCGCGATCAACTCCGCCGAGCAGCTCTCGCGCATCACCTCGCTCGTCGAGCAGGGCGAGGCGGAGGGTGCCGAACGCTGGTCCCCGGCCTGCGAACTGCCCACGTCCGGTTACTGGTTCGCCCCGACGCTCTTCACGAACGTCACCCAGGCGCACACCGTCGCCCGCGACGAGATCTTCGGCCCGGTCCTGTCGGTCCTCAGCTTCCGCACGCCGGAGGAGGCCGTCGCCAAGGCCAACAACACGCCGTACGGCCTGTCGGCCGGCATCTGGACGGAGAAGGGCTCCCGCATCCTCGCGGTGGCGAGCAAGCTCCGCGCGGGCGTGATCTGGTCCAACACGTTCAACAAGTTCGACCCGACGTCGCCGTTCGGCGGCTACAAGGAGTCGGGCTTCGGCCGCGAGGGCGGCCGCCACGGCCTGGAGGCGTACCTCGATGTCCGATAA
- the deoC gene encoding deoxyribose-phosphate aldolase, with protein MPTNTPTAADALTDVTASDSSLRRFLHGLPGVDTVGLEARAAALGTRSIKTTAKAYAIDLAISMVDLTTLEGADTPGKVRALGAKAVHPDPTDRTTPTTAAVCVYPDMVATAKAAVAGSGVKVASVATAFPAGRAALEVKLADVRDAIAAGADEIDMVIDRGAFLAGKYLKVYDEITAVREACGTSARLKVIFETGELSTYDNIRRASWLGMLAGADFIKTSTGKVAVNATPPNTLLMLEAVRDFRAQTGVQVGVKPAGGIRTTKDAIKFLVLVNETAGEDWLDNHWFRFGASSLLNDLLMQRQKLATGRYSGPDYVTVD; from the coding sequence ATGCCCACCAATACACCTACCGCAGCCGACGCACTCACGGACGTCACGGCGTCCGACAGCTCGCTGCGCCGCTTCCTCCACGGGCTGCCCGGCGTCGACACGGTCGGCCTGGAGGCGCGCGCCGCCGCGCTCGGCACCCGTTCCATCAAGACGACCGCGAAGGCGTACGCCATCGACCTCGCCATCTCGATGGTCGACCTGACGACGCTGGAAGGCGCGGACACCCCGGGCAAGGTCCGGGCGCTCGGCGCGAAGGCGGTCCACCCCGACCCGACCGACCGTACGACCCCGACCACGGCCGCGGTCTGCGTGTATCCGGACATGGTCGCCACCGCCAAGGCCGCCGTCGCCGGCTCCGGCGTCAAGGTCGCCTCGGTCGCCACCGCCTTCCCGGCCGGCCGCGCCGCCCTCGAGGTGAAGCTCGCGGACGTCCGCGACGCCATCGCCGCGGGCGCCGACGAGATCGACATGGTCATCGACCGCGGAGCGTTCCTCGCGGGCAAGTACCTGAAGGTGTACGACGAGATCACCGCCGTGCGCGAGGCGTGCGGGACGTCCGCCCGGCTGAAGGTCATCTTCGAGACGGGCGAGCTGTCGACGTACGACAACATCCGCCGGGCGAGCTGGCTCGGCATGCTCGCGGGCGCCGACTTCATCAAGACCTCGACCGGCAAGGTCGCCGTCAACGCCACTCCCCCGAACACCCTCCTGATGCTGGAGGCCGTGCGCGACTTCCGCGCCCAGACCGGCGTCCAGGTCGGCGTGAAGCCCGCCGGCGGCATCCGCACCACCAAGGACGCGATCAAGTTCCTCGTCCTGGTCAACGAGACCGCGGGCGAGGACTGGCTGGACAACCACTGGTTCCGCTTCGGCGCCTCCTCGCTCCTGAACGACCTGCTGATGCAGCGTCAGAAGCTGGCCACCGGCCGCTACTCCGGCCCCGACTACGTGACGGTGGACTGA
- a CDS encoding PH domain-containing protein, which produces MTTPEHQSPAPQPSAPETKDRVYRSPAGMAGGVLLLGLVGWLGLDAIIVGDGRTPWLALASLILLVPLIVAFTLRPAVFAGQDRLRVRNPFRVIVLPWGQVASLRSGYSNEVVAESGKKFQLWSIPVSLRARKKATRRESRAAAGRTGGQDARGARGGSGFGGLGGLGGGLSRGGGAAVPDGPARAETDRVMDELRELWGAREKKETAQGEVTARWAWEILGPAVAGAVVLGILLAVG; this is translated from the coding sequence ATGACGACCCCGGAACACCAGTCACCCGCGCCGCAGCCTTCGGCACCCGAGACCAAGGACCGCGTCTACCGGTCGCCCGCGGGCATGGCCGGGGGCGTGCTGCTGCTGGGCCTGGTGGGCTGGCTCGGCCTCGACGCGATCATCGTGGGCGACGGGCGCACGCCGTGGCTGGCGCTCGCCTCGCTGATCCTGCTGGTGCCGCTGATCGTCGCCTTCACGCTGCGGCCCGCCGTGTTCGCGGGCCAGGACCGGCTCCGGGTGCGCAATCCGTTCCGGGTGATCGTGCTGCCCTGGGGGCAGGTGGCCTCCCTGCGGTCCGGCTACTCCAACGAGGTCGTCGCCGAGTCGGGGAAGAAGTTCCAGCTGTGGTCCATCCCCGTCTCGCTGCGGGCGCGGAAGAAGGCGACCCGCCGGGAGTCCCGGGCGGCGGCCGGGCGGACCGGCGGCCAGGACGCCCGGGGCGCCCGGGGCGGCAGTGGGTTCGGCGGCCTCGGCGGCCTCGGCGGCGGCCTGTCGCGTGGCGGCGGCGCCGCCGTACCGGACGGGCCCGCGCGCGCCGAGACCGACCGGGTCATGGACGAGCTGCGGGAGCTGTGGGGGGCACGCGAGAAGAAGGAGACCGCACAGGGCGAGGTGACCGCGCGCTGGGCCTGGGAGATCCTGGGCCCGGCGGTGGCGGGGGCCGTGGTGCTGGGGATTCTGCTGGCTGTGGGGTGA
- a CDS encoding phospho-sugar mutase gives MHDDLIARAQTWLAEDPDPETRAELAELLDAGDVTELAERFGGTLQFGTAGLRGELGAGPMRMNRSVVIRAAAGLAAYLTENGGTGGVVVIGYDARHKSEDFARDTAAVMTGAGFRAAVLPRPLPTPVLAFAIRHLGAVAGVEVTASHNPPRDNGYKVYLGDGSQIVPPADAEIAAEIDAIAALKDVPRPEAGWQTLDDAVLDAYLARTDAVLAADSPRTARTVYTAMHGVGKDVLLAAFARAGFPEPVLVAEQADPDPDFPTVAFPNPEEPGAMDLAFARARETGPDLIIANDPDADRCAVAVPHEGDWRMLRGDEVGSLLAAHLVRRGARGTFAESIVSSSLLGRIAEKAGLPYEETLTGFKWIARVDGLRYGYEEALGYCVDPEGVRDKDGITAALLITELASTLKSEGRTLLDLLDDLAVEHGLHATDQLSVRVQDLSLIARAMERLREQPPTSLAGLAITRAEDLTLGTDKLPPTDGLRYTLDGARVIVRPSGTEPKLKCYLEVVVPVPAHADLPTAHSTANALLTAIKHDLSAAAGI, from the coding sequence GTGCACGACGATCTCATCGCCCGCGCCCAGACCTGGCTCGCCGAGGATCCCGACCCGGAGACCCGCGCGGAACTCGCCGAGCTCCTGGACGCCGGAGACGTCACCGAGCTCGCCGAGCGCTTCGGCGGCACCCTCCAGTTCGGTACCGCCGGGCTCCGCGGTGAGCTCGGGGCCGGGCCCATGCGGATGAACCGCTCCGTCGTGATCCGGGCCGCGGCCGGCCTGGCCGCGTACCTCACCGAGAACGGCGGGACCGGCGGCGTCGTCGTCATCGGCTACGACGCCCGCCACAAGTCGGAGGACTTCGCCCGCGACACCGCGGCCGTGATGACGGGCGCGGGCTTCCGGGCGGCCGTGCTCCCCCGGCCCCTGCCCACCCCCGTCCTCGCCTTCGCCATAAGGCACCTGGGCGCGGTGGCCGGTGTGGAGGTCACCGCCAGCCACAACCCGCCGCGCGACAACGGCTACAAGGTGTACCTGGGGGACGGCTCGCAGATCGTGCCGCCCGCCGACGCCGAGATCGCGGCCGAGATCGACGCGATCGCCGCCCTGAAGGACGTTCCGCGTCCGGAGGCCGGCTGGCAGACCCTCGACGACGCCGTCCTCGACGCCTATCTGGCCCGTACGGACGCCGTCCTCGCCGCGGACTCCCCCCGCACGGCGCGCACGGTGTACACGGCGATGCACGGCGTGGGCAAGGACGTCCTGCTGGCCGCCTTCGCCCGCGCGGGCTTCCCCGAGCCCGTCCTCGTCGCCGAGCAGGCCGACCCCGACCCGGACTTCCCGACCGTCGCCTTCCCCAACCCGGAAGAGCCCGGCGCGATGGATCTGGCCTTCGCCAGGGCCCGCGAGACCGGCCCCGACCTGATCATCGCCAACGACCCGGACGCCGACCGCTGCGCCGTGGCCGTGCCCCACGAGGGCGACTGGCGCATGCTGCGGGGCGACGAGGTCGGCTCGCTCCTCGCCGCGCACCTCGTCCGGCGCGGGGCGCGGGGCACGTTCGCCGAGTCGATCGTGTCCTCCTCCCTCCTCGGCCGTATCGCCGAGAAGGCGGGCCTGCCCTACGAGGAGACCCTTACCGGCTTCAAGTGGATCGCCCGCGTCGACGGCCTGCGCTACGGCTACGAGGAGGCCCTCGGCTACTGCGTGGACCCCGAGGGCGTACGCGACAAGGACGGCATCACCGCCGCCCTGCTCATCACGGAACTCGCCTCCACCCTCAAGTCCGAGGGCCGCACCCTCCTCGACCTGCTCGACGACCTCGCCGTGGAGCACGGCCTGCACGCCACCGACCAGCTCTCGGTGCGCGTACAGGACCTCTCGCTCATCGCCCGCGCGATGGAGCGGCTCCGCGAGCAGCCCCCGACCTCCCTCGCGGGCCTGGCCATCACCCGGGCCGAGGACCTCACCCTGGGCACGGACAAGCTGCCCCCCACCGACGGCCTGCGCTACACGCTGGACGGCGCCCGGGTCATCGTCCGCCCCAGCGGCACCGAACCGAAGCTGAAGTGCTACCTGGAGGTCGTGGTCCCGGTCCCCGCCCACGCCGACCTCCCGACGGCCCACAGCACGGCGAACGCCCTGCTCACCGCCATCAAGCACGACCTGTCGGCAGCAGCCGGCATCTGA
- a CDS encoding purine-nucleoside phosphorylase, translated as MNASLLPDDIQGDPHAAADAAAARLRELTGAETHDVALVMGSGWAPAVDALGAPDAEFQVTELPGFPPPAVEGHGGKIRSYQIGAKRALVFLGRTHYYEGRGVAAVAHGVRTAVAAGCKTIVLTNGCGGLREGMRPGQPVLISDHINLTATSPIVGANFVDLTDLYSPRLRTLCKEIDATLEEGVYAQFPGPHYETPAEIRMARTIGADLVGMSTVLEAIAAREAGAEVLGISLVTNLAAGMTGEPLNHEEVLQAGRDSATRMGSLLAQVLGRL; from the coding sequence GTGAACGCATCTCTTCTCCCGGACGACATCCAGGGCGACCCCCACGCCGCCGCCGACGCCGCCGCCGCGCGGCTGCGCGAACTGACCGGCGCCGAGACCCACGACGTCGCCCTCGTGATGGGCTCCGGCTGGGCACCGGCCGTGGACGCCCTGGGGGCTCCCGACGCCGAGTTCCAGGTCACCGAGCTGCCCGGATTCCCGCCGCCGGCGGTCGAGGGCCACGGCGGCAAGATCCGCTCGTACCAGATCGGCGCGAAGCGTGCGCTGGTCTTCCTGGGCCGCACCCACTACTACGAGGGCCGCGGTGTCGCCGCCGTCGCCCACGGTGTCCGCACGGCGGTGGCGGCCGGCTGCAAGACGATCGTGCTGACGAACGGCTGCGGCGGCCTGCGCGAGGGCATGCGCCCCGGGCAGCCGGTGCTGATCAGCGACCACATCAACCTCACGGCGACGTCCCCCATCGTCGGCGCGAACTTCGTGGACCTCACGGACCTGTACTCCCCGCGGCTGCGCACGCTGTGCAAGGAGATCGACGCCACGCTGGAGGAGGGCGTCTACGCCCAGTTCCCCGGCCCGCACTACGAGACGCCGGCCGAGATCCGGATGGCCCGCACCATCGGCGCGGACCTGGTGGGCATGTCGACCGTGCTCGAGGCCATCGCGGCCCGTGAGGCCGGGGCCGAGGTGCTCGGCATCTCCCTCGTGACCAACCTCGCCGCCGGCATGACCGGCGAGCCGCTGAACCACGAGGAGGTTCTCCAGGCGGGACGCGACTCGGCGACCCGCATGGGCTCCCTGCTGGCACAGGTGCTGGGTCGGCTCTAG
- a CDS encoding type II toxin-antitoxin system RelE family toxin, with translation MTGRTAYTVFYTEQAAAARDRLDEQQRAAFEKGIMMLAADPFPDLSRPISSTGDDRTIRLTQNILIEYTVSIGRLLIFIVEVFNDKDIFVTGE, from the coding sequence ATGACCGGCAGGACTGCGTACACCGTCTTCTACACGGAACAGGCGGCAGCGGCGCGCGACCGGCTGGATGAACAGCAGCGGGCCGCGTTCGAGAAGGGCATCATGATGCTCGCCGCGGATCCGTTTCCCGACCTGTCCCGGCCCATAAGCTCCACCGGGGACGACCGGACGATCCGGCTGACCCAGAACATCCTCATCGAGTACACGGTCAGCATCGGCAGGCTGCTGATCTTCATCGTCGAGGTCTTCAACGACAAGGACATCTTCGTCACGGGCGAGTGA
- a CDS encoding gamma-glutamylcyclotransferase, whose product MSLYAAYAGNLDARLMTRRAPHSPLRATGWLNGWRLTFGGEQLGWEGALATVAEDPGAQVFVALYDVAPMDEDSLDRWEGVSLGIYRRARVRVQTLDREESAWMFVLNGYEGGLPAARYLGEIADAAESAGAPHDYVMELRKRPC is encoded by the coding sequence ATGTCGCTCTACGCCGCGTACGCCGGCAACCTCGACGCGCGGCTGATGACCCGCCGCGCTCCCCACTCGCCACTGCGCGCCACCGGTTGGCTGAACGGGTGGCGGCTGACGTTCGGCGGTGAGCAGCTGGGCTGGGAGGGCGCGCTGGCGACGGTCGCAGAGGACCCCGGCGCGCAGGTCTTCGTCGCGCTGTACGACGTCGCCCCCATGGACGAGGACTCCCTGGACCGCTGGGAGGGCGTGAGTCTCGGCATCTACCGGCGCGCCCGGGTGCGGGTGCAGACGCTGGATCGGGAGGAGTCCGCCTGGATGTTCGTGCTGAACGGCTACGAGGGCGGCCTGCCCGCGGCCCGCTACCTGGGCGAGATCGCCGACGCGGCGGAGTCGGCGGGGGCACCACACGATTACGTGATGGAGCTCCGCAAGAGGCCTTGCTGA
- a CDS encoding NAD(P)H-quinone dehydrogenase, which translates to MEYVTRIVIIGGGPGGYEAALVAAQLGAEVTVVDCDGLGGASVLTDCVPSKTLIATAEVMTTFDSSYEELGIIVADDTPPLEQAARVVGVDLGKVNRRVKRLALAQSHDITASVTRAGARVLRGRGRLAGMQALDGSRKVVVSAADGTEETLTADAVLLATGAHPRELPDAQPDGERILNWTQVYDLGELPEELIVVGSGVTGAEFAGAYQALGSKVTLVSSRDRVLPGEDPDAAAVLEDVFRRRGMNVMARSRAESAKRVGDRVEVTLSDGRVITGSHCLMAVGAIPNSEGMGLEEAGVKVRESGHIWTDKVSRTTAPGVYAAGDVTGIFALASVAAMQGRIAMYHFLGDAVAPLNLKTVSSNVFTDPEIATVGYSQADVDGGKIDARVVKLPLLRNPRAKMQGIRDGFVKIFCRPGTGIVVGGVVVSPRASELIHPISIAVDNNLTVEQIANAFTVYPSLSGSIAEVARQLHTRKTTGEV; encoded by the coding sequence ATGGAGTACGTGACTCGGATCGTGATCATCGGTGGCGGACCCGGCGGCTATGAGGCAGCGCTGGTTGCCGCGCAGCTCGGCGCGGAGGTGACCGTCGTCGACTGCGACGGTCTGGGCGGAGCGTCGGTGCTGACCGACTGCGTGCCGTCGAAGACCCTGATCGCCACGGCCGAGGTGATGACCACCTTCGACTCCTCGTACGAGGAGCTGGGGATCATCGTCGCCGACGACACCCCGCCGCTGGAGCAGGCCGCCCGGGTCGTCGGGGTGGACCTCGGCAAGGTCAACCGGCGGGTGAAGCGGCTCGCGCTCGCCCAGTCGCACGACATCACCGCCTCCGTCACCCGGGCCGGGGCGCGCGTGCTGCGCGGGCGCGGCCGGCTGGCGGGCATGCAGGCCCTCGACGGCTCGCGCAAGGTCGTGGTCAGCGCCGCCGACGGCACCGAGGAGACCCTCACCGCCGACGCCGTCCTGCTCGCCACCGGCGCCCACCCGCGCGAGCTGCCGGACGCCCAGCCCGACGGCGAGCGCATCCTGAACTGGACCCAGGTCTACGACCTCGGCGAGCTCCCCGAGGAGCTCATCGTGGTCGGCTCGGGTGTGACCGGTGCCGAGTTCGCCGGCGCCTACCAGGCCCTCGGCTCCAAGGTCACCCTCGTGTCCTCGCGCGACCGCGTGCTGCCCGGCGAGGACCCGGACGCCGCCGCCGTCCTCGAGGACGTCTTCCGGCGCCGTGGCATGAACGTCATGGCCCGCTCGCGCGCCGAGTCCGCCAAGCGGGTCGGTGACCGGGTCGAGGTCACCCTGTCCGACGGCCGGGTCATCACCGGCTCGCACTGCCTCATGGCGGTCGGCGCCATTCCCAACAGCGAGGGGATGGGGCTGGAGGAGGCGGGCGTCAAGGTCCGGGAGTCCGGTCACATCTGGACCGACAAGGTGTCCAGGACCACCGCCCCGGGCGTGTACGCGGCCGGCGACGTGACCGGGATCTTCGCCCTGGCCTCCGTCGCCGCCATGCAGGGCCGTATCGCCATGTACCACTTCCTCGGCGACGCGGTGGCCCCGCTCAACCTGAAGACCGTCTCCTCGAACGTCTTCACCGACCCCGAGATCGCCACCGTCGGCTACAGCCAGGCCGACGTGGACGGCGGCAAGATCGACGCGCGGGTCGTCAAGCTGCCGCTGCTGCGCAACCCGCGCGCCAAGATGCAGGGCATTCGCGACGGCTTCGTCAAGATCTTCTGCCGGCCCGGCACCGGGATCGTCGTCGGCGGTGTGGTCGTGTCGCCGCGCGCCTCGGAACTCATCCACCCGATCTCGATCGCCGTCGACAACAATCTGACGGTCGAACAGATCGCGAACGCGTTCACCGTGTACCCGTCCCTTTCCGGGTCGATCGCGGAGGTGGCGCGACAGCTGCACACCCGGAAGACGACGGGCGAGGTCTGA
- a CDS encoding DeoR/GlpR family DNA-binding transcription regulator, translating to MFAAERRQLILEMVRANGAVSLRELARVVQTSEVTVRRDVRALEAEGLLDRRHGGAVLPGGFTRESGFPQKSHLATAEKTAIADLAANFVEEGEAIVVGAGTTTQELARRLARVPGLTVVTNSLLVAQALAHANRVEVVMTGGTLRGSNYALVGSGAEQSLQGLRVSRAFISGSGLTAERGLSTSNMLSASVDRALVQAAAEVVVLADHTKLGTDTMFQTVPTDVITRLVTDEPPAHDDRAATELQALADQGVQIAVAGASGSPGGDAVPARHQQQRRDVPLPAPRRGQVPGAAAGLRAASMLGEQAPGGERARVADLRRR from the coding sequence GTGTTCGCTGCAGAACGTCGTCAATTGATCCTCGAAATGGTGCGAGCGAACGGGGCCGTGTCGCTCCGTGAACTCGCCCGCGTCGTCCAGACCTCCGAAGTGACCGTACGGCGGGACGTGCGCGCGCTGGAGGCAGAAGGACTCCTCGACCGCCGGCATGGCGGTGCGGTATTGCCGGGCGGGTTCACGCGAGAATCCGGCTTTCCGCAGAAATCCCATCTCGCGACCGCCGAAAAGACCGCCATCGCGGACCTCGCCGCCAACTTCGTGGAAGAGGGCGAGGCCATTGTGGTCGGGGCGGGCACCACGACACAGGAGCTGGCCCGCCGGCTCGCCCGGGTGCCCGGACTGACCGTCGTCACCAACTCCCTGCTCGTCGCCCAGGCGTTGGCCCATGCCAACCGGGTCGAGGTCGTGATGACCGGCGGCACCCTGCGCGGCTCCAACTACGCCCTCGTGGGGAGCGGCGCCGAGCAGTCCCTCCAGGGACTCAGGGTGTCGCGGGCCTTCATCTCCGGGAGCGGACTGACCGCGGAGCGCGGGCTGTCCACGTCCAACATGCTGTCGGCGTCCGTGGACCGGGCGCTGGTGCAGGCGGCCGCCGAGGTCGTCGTCCTCGCCGACCACACCAAGCTCGGCACGGACACGATGTTCCAGACCGTGCCGACGGATGTCATCACCCGGCTGGTGACCGACGAGCCGCCCGCGCACGACGACCGTGCGGCCACGGAGCTTCAGGCTCTGGCGGACCAGGGGGTGCAGATCGCCGTGGCCGGGGCGTCCGGGAGCCCGGGGGGTGATGCGGTCCCGGCGCGCCATCAGCAGCAGCGTCGGGACGTGCCGTTGCCGGCTCCGCGGCGGGGGCAGGTGCCGGGTGCTGCCGCGGGCTTGCGGGCGGCCTCGATGCTGGGTGAGCAGGCCCCTGGCGGGGAGCGGGCGAGGGTCGCGGACCTGCGTCGTCGTTGA